In Deinococcus sp. Leaf326, a single genomic region encodes these proteins:
- a CDS encoding CobD/CbiB family cobalamin biosynthesis protein: MALPDSLTIRAAPRRTLLLALALDALGEPPNAMHPVVGMGNFLGAARRRWNATTPAGQLAEGLGGWTLGAGLAAGAGTLATRLPWPAQAAILKTLLARRALFGAVGEVHAALLRDDLPEARRLLAWHLVSRDTSALSAGEVAGAAIESLAENLSDSVIAPLLAYRAGGLPLAATYRLTNTADAMWGYRTPELEYAGKAAARADDLLNLAPARLTAVCALLAAGGTGWRVWAQDRRATPSPNAGHPMSAFAGALGLRLDKRALGGEWLYVLNPAGRGAAATDLPRALELARRTLTLAVLLLLVPGGRHG; encoded by the coding sequence GTGGCCCTCCCGGACTCCCTGACCATCCGGGCGGCTCCGCGCCGCACGCTGCTGCTGGCCCTGGCTCTCGACGCCCTGGGCGAGCCGCCGAACGCCATGCACCCGGTTGTAGGGATGGGCAATTTCCTCGGCGCGGCGCGGCGGCGCTGGAACGCCACTACCCCAGCCGGGCAACTCGCCGAGGGACTGGGCGGCTGGACGCTGGGGGCTGGGCTGGCGGCCGGTGCGGGGACTCTTGCCACACGCCTGCCCTGGCCCGCACAGGCGGCCATCCTCAAGACGCTGCTGGCACGCCGCGCCCTGTTCGGCGCGGTGGGCGAGGTACACGCGGCGCTCTTGCGGGACGACCTCCCCGAAGCGCGGCGGCTGCTCGCGTGGCATCTGGTGAGCCGGGACACCTCGGCGCTGAGCGCAGGCGAGGTGGCGGGCGCGGCAATCGAGAGCCTCGCCGAGAACCTGTCCGACAGCGTGATCGCACCGCTGCTGGCCTACCGCGCCGGAGGGCTGCCGCTGGCCGCCACCTACCGCCTGACGAACACCGCCGACGCCATGTGGGGCTACCGCACGCCGGAGCTGGAATACGCGGGCAAGGCGGCCGCCCGCGCCGACGACCTCCTGAACCTCGCCCCCGCTCGGCTGACCGCCGTGTGTGCGTTGCTGGCCGCCGGAGGCACGGGCTGGCGAGTCTGGGCTCAGGACCGCCGGGCCACTCCCAGCCCGAACGCCGGGCACCCGATGAGCGCCTTTGCTGGAGCGCTGGGCCTGCGGCTGGACAAGCGCGCGTTGGGCGGCGAGTGGCTATACGTGCTGAACCCAGCGGGGCGTGGGGCGGCGGCCACCGACCTGCCCCGCGCGCTGGAGCTGGCCCGCCGCACGCTGACGCTGGCCGTTCTGCTGCTGCTCGTGCCGGGGGGACGGCATGGCTAA
- the dhaM gene encoding dihydroxyacetone kinase phosphoryl donor subunit DhaM → MTAGETRPVALVVVSHSNLLARGIAELAGQMTGGTVPIRPIGGAEDSSLSTSAPRIEQALQELLDMGHDVLVLLDLGSATMNTSLALELLPEDQRARVRVADAPLVEGAVLAAVSAAGGRSRQRGP, encoded by the coding sequence GTGACCGCAGGAGAAACGCGCCCGGTCGCGCTGGTCGTCGTCTCTCACAGCAACCTTCTGGCGCGCGGCATCGCCGAACTCGCCGGGCAGATGACCGGAGGCACGGTCCCGATCAGGCCCATCGGCGGCGCAGAGGACAGCAGTCTGAGCACGAGCGCGCCGCGTATCGAGCAGGCGTTACAAGAGCTGCTGGACATGGGGCACGACGTTCTGGTTCTGCTCGACCTGGGCAGCGCCACCATGAATACGTCGCTGGCCCTCGAGCTGCTGCCCGAGGACCAGCGCGCCAGAGTTCGGGTCGCGGACGCGCCTCTCGTCGAGGGCGCCGTCCTCGCCGCAGTCTCGGCCGCCGGGGGACGATCTCGGCAACGTGGCCCGTGA
- the cobU gene encoding bifunctional adenosylcobinamide kinase/adenosylcobinamide-phosphate guanylyltransferase yields MTSRLVYVSGGARSGKSRFAEEYAARPGSAVTYLATAQAFDDEMRDRIARHRDDRPAAWHTAEEPLNVAQAARAVQTPTLLLDCLSLWVSNLLLANEPEDEMLAATDDLLAALRERGGLSVLVSNEVGLGIVPDNALARAYRDALGRVNQRVAAASDEAYLLVSGLPLQLKGRP; encoded by the coding sequence GTGACCTCCAGACTGGTCTACGTGAGCGGCGGCGCGCGCAGTGGCAAGAGCCGGTTTGCCGAGGAGTACGCCGCGCGCCCCGGCAGCGCCGTGACCTACCTCGCCACCGCGCAGGCCTTCGACGACGAGATGCGCGACCGCATCGCCCGCCACAGGGACGACCGCCCCGCCGCCTGGCACACGGCCGAGGAGCCGCTGAACGTCGCCCAGGCGGCGCGCGCGGTCCAGACGCCCACGCTGCTCCTCGACTGCCTGAGCCTGTGGGTCAGCAACCTGCTGCTGGCCAACGAACCCGAAGACGAGATGCTCGCGGCCACCGACGACCTGCTCGCGGCGCTGCGCGAACGCGGCGGCCTGTCCGTCCTCGTAAGCAACGAGGTCGGCCTGGGCATCGTGCCCGACAACGCCCTGGCGCGGGCCTACCGCGACGCGCTGGGGCGCGTGAACCAGCGCGTCGCCGCCGCGAGCGACGAGGCGTACCTGCTCGTCAGCGGCCTGCCGCTGCAACTGAAAGGACGACCATGA
- a CDS encoding DUF4388 domain-containing protein — protein sequence MPSQKSSSLFLVADEQGRLSGHLSAQFAAAADWEIFTYACPAEAIRIDDQDAPNLAVVLCTRTDGTLPPDLIPLLEHAKHHWPLTFFVLGAEGPLPDVDVLFARFGEIPVVDLTDATSTRHIVEQEMANSHYGTVRGVPLPGFLQMMEWEHKTLGLRVTSGALLGRLHLLQGKLVNAYSHQSRKTGEEAVLELLAWDEVTITIERSHHNHQGVPMKPLSALLMEAMRLKDERERGDSPLAPDDFLLDDMEGSVFFRRPKSSTEGLPKPQQAAAPPATPPAAPSSPLPAAPASLVAPPPSAPLSSDSSSAPRHFSDHEVDMANVKETLNAATSSIDGAMAAALVDYESGMALGMAGSGVDLELAAAGNTEVVRAKMRTMDMLGIKGEIEDILITLQSQYHIIYIVPDRTLFLYLVLAKDKANLAMARYKLKSLVAALSIN from the coding sequence ATGCCAAGTCAGAAATCGTCGTCTCTTTTTCTGGTCGCCGACGAGCAGGGCCGGTTGTCCGGACACCTCTCGGCACAGTTCGCGGCGGCGGCCGACTGGGAGATCTTCACCTACGCCTGCCCCGCCGAGGCGATCCGGATAGACGATCAGGACGCGCCCAATCTGGCCGTCGTTCTGTGCACCCGCACGGACGGCACGCTGCCACCCGACCTGATTCCCCTGCTCGAGCACGCCAAGCACCACTGGCCCCTGACCTTTTTCGTACTGGGTGCCGAGGGACCTCTGCCGGACGTGGACGTGCTGTTCGCGCGCTTCGGGGAGATTCCGGTGGTGGACCTCACCGACGCCACCAGCACCCGGCACATCGTCGAGCAGGAGATGGCCAACAGCCATTACGGCACCGTCCGCGGCGTCCCGCTGCCGGGCTTCCTGCAGATGATGGAGTGGGAGCACAAGACCCTGGGGCTGCGGGTGACGTCGGGGGCGCTCCTGGGGCGGCTGCACCTGCTTCAGGGCAAGCTGGTCAACGCCTACTCGCACCAGAGCCGCAAGACCGGCGAGGAGGCGGTGCTGGAACTGCTGGCCTGGGACGAGGTGACCATCACCATCGAGCGCTCGCACCACAACCACCAGGGCGTGCCGATGAAACCGCTGAGCGCCCTGCTCATGGAGGCGATGCGGCTCAAGGATGAGCGCGAACGGGGCGACTCACCCCTGGCGCCCGACGATTTTCTGCTCGACGACATGGAGGGAAGCGTGTTTTTCAGGAGGCCGAAAAGTTCGACCGAGGGCCTGCCCAAACCCCAGCAGGCGGCTGCCCCGCCGGCCACACCGCCCGCAGCCCCCTCCTCCCCTCTCCCCGCAGCGCCAGCCTCACTGGTCGCGCCGCCCCCGTCCGCTCCCCTTTCCTCCGACTCTTCTTCTGCACCGCGTCACTTCAGTGACCACGAGGTCGATATGGCAAACGTCAAAGAAACCCTGAACGCAGCAACCTCCTCTATCGACGGCGCCATGGCGGCGGCCCTGGTGGATTACGAAAGCGGCATGGCGCTGGGCATGGCCGGCTCGGGTGTGGACCTGGAACTGGCCGCCGCCGGCAATACCGAAGTGGTCCGCGCCAAGATGCGCACCATGGACATGCTGGGCATCAAGGGCGAGATCGAAGACATCCTGATCACGCTGCAGAGCCAGTACCACATCATCTACATCGTTCCCGACCGCACCCTGTTCCTGTACCTCGTGCTGGCCAAGGACAAGGCCAACCTCGCCATGGCGCGCTACAAGCTCAAGTCCCTCGTGGCGGCCCTAAGCATCAACTGA
- a CDS encoding histidinol-phosphate transaminase — MANLPPLMPRAPHGGPSSAAFTGLDFSVNANPYGPNPALLRAVREADHAHYPDPAYRAVRERLASWHGRTPDGVALSVGASDLLHRLVRAFVPPGGLLLSLNAPFGELARAAALGYSQVEVVSELPDLLPPGTALVYVGAPHNPTGRAPTPAEVQHLADVCEEAGALLIVDEAYAPFVLLDPPPVSPAVVRLLSPGKAHGLVGARPAYALGTPEVAARLDNLAPAWHLPAGTAALLAALPDAGDFLAATLPRVRADAGALARHLTVFGPVEHHGAPFMTLEVGDGAGTAVALLAHGVRVRDCASYGLPGHIRVSTRGAVQDSALLTALGQWREAHG; from the coding sequence ATGGCTAACCTGCCGCCCCTGATGCCGCGCGCGCCGCACGGGGGGCCGTCCTCGGCGGCCTTCACGGGGCTGGACTTCAGCGTGAACGCCAACCCCTACGGCCCCAATCCGGCGCTGCTGCGGGCCGTGCGGGAGGCCGACCATGCCCACTACCCCGACCCCGCGTACCGCGCGGTGCGGGAACGGCTCGCGTCGTGGCACGGCCGCACGCCGGACGGGGTGGCCCTCTCTGTCGGGGCGTCGGACCTGCTGCACCGGCTTGTGCGGGCGTTCGTACCTCCGGGCGGCCTGCTGCTCAGCCTGAACGCCCCCTTCGGCGAGCTGGCGCGGGCAGCAGCACTGGGATACTCACAGGTGGAGGTCGTGTCCGAACTCCCCGACCTCCTGCCCCCCGGCACGGCGCTGGTGTACGTCGGCGCCCCGCACAACCCGACCGGGCGCGCTCCCACCCCGGCCGAGGTGCAGCACCTGGCCGACGTGTGCGAGGAAGCCGGCGCCCTGCTGATCGTGGACGAGGCCTACGCACCCTTCGTGCTTCTTGACCCGCCGCCCGTCTCGCCGGCCGTGGTGCGCCTGCTCTCGCCGGGCAAGGCGCACGGGCTGGTCGGGGCCCGGCCCGCCTACGCGTTGGGCACGCCGGAGGTCGCCGCGCGACTGGACAACCTCGCTCCGGCGTGGCACCTGCCGGCGGGTACGGCGGCGCTGCTCGCGGCCCTGCCGGACGCAGGAGACTTTCTGGCGGCCACGCTGCCGCGCGTGCGGGCGGACGCGGGGGCGCTGGCCCGTCACCTGACAGTATTCGGGCCAGTAGAGCACCACGGCGCTCCGTTCATGACGCTGGAAGTCGGGGACGGCGCGGGGACGGCGGTGGCGCTGCTGGCCCACGGCGTCCGGGTACGCGACTGCGCGAGTTACGGGCTGCCGGGCCACATTCGGGTCAGCACACGGGGGGCGGTGCAGGACAGCGCGCTGCTGACGGCCCTCGGGCAATGGAGAGAAGCACATGGCTAA
- the cobO gene encoding cob(I)yrinic acid a,c-diamide adenosyltransferase, with protein sequence MDDTTRERREAAMRELTEQRDNYRKKEGISKGRRGLIIVNTGNGKGKTTAALGLMMRAHGRGLRTRMFQFLKHDTAKFGEHRTLDVLGLPYEGLGDGWTWRSKDLENSAELAAHGWTLARAAIESGEYDLIVLDEFTYPLKYGWVPWAEVEEVLRARDPALHVIITGRGALPELVELADTVSEITPVKHAYQAGIGGQQGIEY encoded by the coding sequence ATGGACGACACCACCCGCGAGCGCCGCGAGGCCGCCATGCGCGAGCTGACCGAACAGCGCGACAACTACCGCAAGAAAGAAGGCATCAGCAAGGGCCGCCGGGGCCTGATCATCGTGAACACCGGCAACGGCAAGGGCAAGACGACCGCCGCTCTGGGGCTGATGATGCGGGCGCACGGGCGCGGATTGAGAACGCGCATGTTCCAGTTCCTCAAACACGACACGGCCAAGTTCGGCGAGCACCGGACCCTCGACGTGCTGGGGCTGCCCTACGAGGGCCTGGGCGACGGCTGGACCTGGCGCAGCAAGGACCTGGAGAACTCGGCCGAACTGGCCGCACACGGCTGGACGCTGGCGCGGGCCGCCATCGAGTCGGGCGAGTACGACCTCATCGTGCTCGACGAATTCACGTACCCGCTGAAATACGGCTGGGTACCCTGGGCCGAGGTCGAGGAGGTCCTGCGCGCGCGTGACCCGGCGCTGCACGTGATCATCACCGGGCGCGGCGCGCTGCCTGAACTGGTCGAACTGGCCGACACGGTCAGCGAGATCACGCCCGTCAAGCACGCCTACCAGGCAGGCATCGGCGGCCAGCAGGGCATCGAGTATTGA
- a CDS encoding ABC transporter substrate-binding protein: MRTSLLALMAAALASQAAATRYPLTVTDDLGRTVTLRAEPKRIITMLPSHTETLIAIGAGDKLVAVDRYSTYPKAATDKLPKVGSAFTPNLEAILALKPDLVLADESAGSRLTEKLAAAGLTVYGGSAQTYNEVFEKIAVLGKLTNREVGATRLVTSMRTELNTLQQSVLRLPKVSTYYEIDPTPYSVGPNSFIGTLINKAGGATIVPARLGDFPKLDPELIVKSNPQVMVGLGAAEARTRPGWANLRAVTSGRVYQPTPEEDDALSRPGPRLPAALRALIRFIHPEAGK; the protein is encoded by the coding sequence ATGCGTACATCCCTGCTGGCCCTCATGGCCGCCGCCCTGGCTTCCCAGGCCGCCGCCACCCGCTATCCCCTGACCGTCACCGACGACCTCGGGCGCACCGTCACCCTGCGTGCCGAGCCGAAGCGCATCATCACCATGCTGCCCTCGCACACCGAGACCCTCATCGCCATCGGCGCGGGCGACAAACTCGTGGCGGTAGACCGCTACAGCACCTACCCCAAGGCCGCGACCGACAAGCTCCCCAAGGTCGGCAGCGCCTTCACGCCCAACCTCGAAGCGATCCTGGCCCTCAAGCCTGACCTCGTGCTGGCCGATGAATCGGCGGGCTCGCGCCTGACCGAGAAGCTGGCGGCGGCAGGCCTGACCGTGTACGGAGGCAGCGCCCAGACCTACAACGAGGTCTTCGAGAAGATCGCTGTGCTGGGCAAGCTGACCAACCGCGAGGTGGGCGCGACCCGGCTTGTCACGTCCATGCGCACCGAGCTGAACACCCTGCAACAGAGCGTGCTGCGACTGCCCAAAGTCAGCACGTATTACGAGATTGACCCGACTCCCTACTCGGTCGGCCCGAACTCGTTCATCGGCACGCTGATCAACAAGGCGGGCGGCGCAACCATCGTGCCCGCGCGCCTGGGAGACTTCCCCAAGCTCGATCCCGAACTGATCGTGAAGAGCAACCCGCAGGTCATGGTCGGTCTGGGCGCGGCCGAGGCCCGCACGCGCCCCGGCTGGGCCAATCTGCGCGCCGTGACCTCGGGCCGCGTGTACCAGCCCACCCCGGAAGAGGACGACGCCCTGTCGCGCCCCGGCCCACGCCTGCCCGCCGCCCTGCGCGCCCTGATCCGCTTCATTCACCCGGAGGCCGGGAAGTAA
- a CDS encoding DEAD/DEAH box helicase has translation MTRPKTQSSAPTRSSSDRDQSRRRGGRGQGGSPNPTTDHRDSAAPRAVPQPAPVRLASPDLWPELLGGREPTPVQAGAIPALINGRDVITTARTGSGKTLAFLIPAAARGIGLSEVRGIRPEVLVVTPTRELAVQIRDVARELGMSAGRITGGITPRQTRSEATGKGLIAGTPGRLKDLINQGELSLAGLRYVVLDEADELLSLGFLRDVGDILRAAKQEARGPERLQVAMASATFPAEIRHVAERFMEKPERIDIAPARSAEAADGNSDVLGGATGATHLLINAVREDLLDIAAEQAREVLRAPGGCVVIFCRTKALVKRRAERLGELLPGETVSALQGNMDQKKRERTMDLLREGQSRVLVATDIAGRGIDLPEVRIVIHLDVASTAEDHVHRSGRTARAGRPGTNLVLLIPEQRALWQSVRRGLPAALHPPLSREEAQIDRDIQEKQGQRGQGGGGRGQGQGGGQRNSSQPRQSHSGQGQSGQGQSRHDAPRREGGRSESGGSRGRTQSAAPSGVGGGRVGPQPARGRGGRR, from the coding sequence ATGACCCGACCCAAGACCCAGTCCTCTGCCCCCACCCGTTCCTCCTCCGACCGCGACCAGTCGCGCCGCCGGGGGGGCCGCGGTCAGGGCGGCAGCCCGAACCCGACTACCGATCACCGCGACAGCGCCGCGCCGCGCGCTGTACCCCAGCCCGCGCCTGTGCGTCTCGCCTCGCCCGACCTCTGGCCGGAACTGCTCGGCGGGCGCGAGCCGACCCCGGTGCAGGCCGGTGCCATTCCCGCGCTCATCAACGGACGTGACGTGATCACGACCGCGCGCACCGGCAGCGGCAAGACGCTCGCCTTCCTCATTCCGGCGGCGGCGCGCGGCATCGGCCTGAGCGAGGTGCGCGGCATCCGTCCCGAGGTGCTGGTCGTCACGCCTACCCGCGAACTGGCCGTGCAGATCCGCGACGTGGCCCGTGAACTCGGCATGAGCGCCGGGCGCATCACCGGCGGCATCACGCCGCGCCAGACCCGCAGCGAGGCGACCGGCAAGGGCCTCATCGCCGGCACGCCGGGCCGCCTCAAGGACCTCATCAATCAGGGCGAACTCAGCCTCGCGGGGCTGCGCTACGTGGTGCTCGACGAGGCCGACGAACTGCTGTCGCTGGGCTTCCTGCGCGACGTGGGCGACATCCTGCGCGCTGCCAAACAGGAAGCGCGCGGCCCCGAACGCCTCCAGGTGGCGATGGCCTCGGCGACCTTCCCGGCCGAGATCCGTCACGTGGCCGAGCGCTTCATGGAAAAGCCTGAGCGCATCGACATCGCTCCGGCCCGCAGCGCCGAGGCCGCCGACGGCAACAGTGACGTGCTGGGCGGGGCGACGGGCGCGACCCACCTTCTCATCAACGCGGTGCGCGAGGACCTGCTGGACATCGCCGCCGAACAGGCCCGTGAAGTGCTGCGCGCGCCGGGCGGCTGCGTGGTGATCTTCTGCCGCACCAAGGCCCTGGTCAAACGCCGCGCCGAGCGACTGGGCGAACTGCTGCCCGGAGAGACGGTTAGTGCGCTCCAGGGCAACATGGACCAGAAGAAGCGCGAGCGCACGATGGACCTGCTGCGCGAGGGCCAGTCGCGTGTGCTCGTGGCGACCGACATCGCCGGGCGCGGCATTGACCTGCCCGAAGTGCGGATCGTGATTCACCTCGACGTGGCCTCGACTGCCGAGGACCACGTACACCGTTCGGGCCGGACCGCCCGCGCCGGGCGCCCCGGCACCAACCTCGTCCTGCTCATTCCCGAGCAGCGTGCCCTGTGGCAGAGCGTGCGCCGGGGCCTGCCCGCCGCGCTCCACCCCCCGCTGAGCCGCGAAGAAGCTCAGATCGACCGCGACATCCAGGAAAAGCAGGGCCAGCGTGGGCAGGGCGGCGGCGGCCGGGGCCAAGGCCAAGGCGGCGGCCAGCGGAACTCGTCGCAGCCCCGCCAGAGCCACTCGGGCCAGGGTCAGTCCGGCCAGGGGCAGTCCCGTCACGACGCTCCGCGCCGCGAAGGCGGCCGCAGTGAATCGGGCGGCAGCCGTGGCCGCACCCAGAGTGCCGCGCCGTCAGGCGTGGGTGGGGGCCGGGTAGGCCCGCAGCCCGCCCGGGGCCGGGGCGGTCGCCGCTAA
- a CDS encoding cobyric acid synthase, whose amino-acid sequence MAKAIMIQGCTSNAGKSYLAAALCRILADEGYRVAPFKAQNMSNNAGVTPAGLEMGRAQLVQARAARVTPDVRMNPVLLKPEADTRSQVVLLGRADSDLTALPWRERKPRLWPHVQGALHSLLAEYEVVVIEGAGSPAEVNLKGSDIVNMRVAREAQAAVLLAADIDRGGAFAHLLGTWHCLEPGERALLRGFVLNRFRGDARLLAPGPEWLHAQTGVPTVGVVPMLDIPLPEEDGLMPRGSASGGEGFVAIPRLPRVSNLDEFAPLGELARWVTAPAELEGARAVILPGSKSTAADLAWLRATGLAGAVTRLAASGVPVLGVCGGLQMLGRTITDPHGVEGAAEVTGLGLLDLHTEFAPDKTTRLTTFTDPETGLKVQGYEIHHGRTGGGGGAQTLAPELLWRQGNVRGTYLHGLLENPAYLERFLGWAGLDAPASLDSLDARLDAIAVQVRASLDWDFVGGLL is encoded by the coding sequence ATGGCTAAGGCGATCATGATTCAGGGCTGCACGAGCAACGCGGGCAAGAGCTACCTCGCCGCCGCGCTGTGCCGCATCCTGGCCGACGAGGGCTACCGGGTCGCGCCCTTCAAGGCGCAGAACATGAGCAACAACGCGGGTGTGACCCCGGCCGGGTTGGAGATGGGCCGCGCGCAACTGGTCCAGGCCCGTGCAGCGAGGGTCACGCCCGACGTGCGGATGAACCCGGTGCTTCTCAAACCCGAGGCCGACACCCGTTCGCAGGTCGTGCTGCTGGGCCGCGCCGACTCCGACCTCACCGCCCTGCCGTGGCGCGAGCGCAAGCCGCGGCTGTGGCCGCACGTGCAGGGCGCGCTGCACAGCCTGCTGGCCGAGTACGAGGTTGTGGTCATCGAGGGAGCGGGCAGCCCGGCCGAGGTCAACCTGAAGGGCAGCGATATCGTGAACATGCGCGTGGCGCGCGAGGCGCAGGCCGCCGTGCTGCTCGCCGCCGACATCGACCGGGGTGGGGCTTTCGCGCACCTGCTGGGCACTTGGCACTGTCTGGAACCGGGCGAGCGGGCGCTGCTGCGCGGCTTCGTCCTCAACCGTTTCCGGGGCGACGCGCGGCTGCTCGCGCCGGGGCCGGAGTGGCTACACGCACAGACCGGCGTGCCGACCGTGGGCGTGGTGCCCATGCTGGACATTCCCCTGCCGGAAGAGGACGGCCTGATGCCGCGCGGGTCGGCATCAGGTGGGGAGGGCTTCGTCGCCATCCCGCGTCTCCCCCGCGTCTCCAACCTCGACGAGTTCGCGCCGCTGGGCGAATTGGCCCGCTGGGTCACGGCCCCGGCCGAGCTGGAAGGCGCGCGGGCGGTCATCCTGCCGGGCAGCAAGAGCACGGCCGCCGACCTCGCGTGGCTGCGCGCGACCGGACTGGCGGGGGCGGTGACGCGGCTGGCGGCCTCGGGCGTGCCGGTGCTCGGCGTGTGCGGGGGGTTGCAGATGCTCGGGCGCACCATCACCGACCCGCACGGGGTCGAGGGCGCGGCGGAGGTTACGGGCCTGGGCCTGCTCGACCTGCACACCGAATTCGCCCCCGACAAGACCACCCGCCTGACCACCTTCACGGACCCCGAAACCGGCCTGAAGGTGCAGGGCTACGAGATCCACCACGGGCGCACGGGGGGCGGCGGCGGCGCGCAGACCCTCGCCCCGGAGTTGCTGTGGCGCCAGGGCAACGTGCGCGGCACCTACCTGCACGGCCTGCTGGAGAATCCGGCGTATCTGGAGCGCTTTCTGGGCTGGGCGGGCCTGGACGCTCCCGCGTCGCTCGACTCGCTCGACGCCCGCCTCGACGCCATCGCCGTGCAGGTGCGCGCCAGCCTGGACTGGGACTTCGTGGGGGGGCTGCTGTGA
- a CDS encoding prephenate dehydratase domain-containing protein, which yields MRTLFSLALFLTSSLASAASLDYLGPKGTYSDQAAQLYAGQAGLTIGQALPTITAISTAVAAGQSQYGLVPNENSVGAFVAETSGLLAKGDPGWRIIGELALPISNTLLVKPGTPANAIKTIISHPQPFKQSAGYLAKTFPNVARQEVASTAAAAEAVSKGDGTTAAISAPAAAGVYGLTVLAADIQDDKTNATSFWAVQRAGQVFPAKLPNRVVVMLDAPVGSPALGEVVSGLRALGFTTRNVQSWPLGGGLGGYRFVIGFDSTHGYPLDRVERTVSSTQKALLLGAWRKN from the coding sequence ATGCGCACCTTGTTCTCGCTAGCCTTGTTCCTCACGTCCTCCCTGGCCTCGGCCGCCTCGCTCGACTACCTCGGTCCCAAGGGCACCTATAGCGATCAGGCCGCGCAGCTGTACGCCGGTCAGGCAGGCCTCACCATTGGGCAGGCGCTGCCCACCATTACGGCCATCAGCACGGCCGTCGCCGCCGGCCAGAGTCAGTACGGCCTGGTTCCCAACGAGAACAGTGTCGGCGCCTTCGTGGCCGAGACGAGTGGCCTGCTCGCCAAGGGTGACCCCGGCTGGCGCATCATCGGTGAGCTCGCGTTGCCCATCAGCAATACCCTACTGGTCAAGCCCGGCACCCCCGCCAACGCGATCAAGACAATTATCAGCCACCCCCAGCCGTTCAAGCAGTCGGCGGGCTACCTCGCCAAAACCTTCCCCAACGTGGCCCGTCAGGAAGTCGCCAGTACGGCCGCCGCCGCCGAGGCTGTAAGCAAGGGCGACGGTACCACGGCTGCCATCAGCGCGCCGGCTGCAGCAGGCGTCTATGGGCTGACTGTCCTGGCTGCCGACATCCAGGACGACAAGACCAACGCGACCTCCTTCTGGGCTGTGCAGCGTGCCGGTCAGGTGTTCCCCGCCAAGCTGCCCAACCGCGTGGTTGTCATGCTCGATGCCCCGGTCGGTAGCCCGGCACTGGGTGAAGTAGTCAGTGGCCTGCGTGCGCTGGGCTTCACGACGCGCAACGTGCAGAGCTGGCCCCTGGGCGGTGGCCTGGGCGGCTACCGCTTCGTGATCGGCTTCGACAGTACGCACGGATATCCCCTCGACCGGGTCGAGCGCACCGTAAGTAGTACCCAGAAAGCCCTCCTGCTGGGCGCCTGGCGCAAGAACTGA
- a CDS encoding tripartite tricarboxylate transporter substrate binding protein, whose protein sequence is MKNLLILSTLCLLGTAHAQYRILAPSTAGGGYDTLAHNIATTLDRTKLVPGSTVYNVPGEGGVVGLRGFTANQKGKTNQLVVFGLTTIASMQLSKDSPVSLKDLTPVARLVNDYEVLVVSNSSPYRSLADLIAAYKGNPGLRFGGASVGSAGHLFTGDVLRAGGGNIRTLKWIPSSGNLQGIKALMNGELDVVSSSYGVAEPEIKAGRVRALALSAPEAVAGINVPTAVSQGVDAELVNWRGIFAPAGLNNEAKSKLNSTISRMALSGEWRSLLFAEKQNSFFQPGTPFTVFLTREEARVQGLLRELGLMN, encoded by the coding sequence ATGAAAAACCTGCTGATCCTGAGCACCCTGTGCCTGCTGGGTACCGCCCATGCCCAATACCGCATCCTCGCCCCGAGTACGGCTGGAGGCGGGTACGACACCCTTGCGCACAACATCGCCACGACGCTGGACCGCACAAAGCTCGTCCCTGGTTCCACGGTCTACAACGTGCCCGGTGAGGGCGGCGTGGTCGGTCTGCGTGGGTTCACCGCCAACCAGAAGGGCAAAACCAACCAGTTGGTGGTTTTTGGCTTAACGACCATCGCGTCCATGCAGCTGAGCAAGGACAGCCCGGTCAGTCTCAAAGACCTGACGCCCGTAGCGCGGCTGGTGAACGACTACGAGGTATTGGTCGTGTCCAACAGCAGCCCGTATCGCTCGTTGGCCGACCTGATTGCCGCTTACAAGGGCAATCCGGGCCTGCGCTTCGGCGGAGCCTCGGTGGGGAGCGCCGGACATCTCTTCACGGGGGACGTGCTACGGGCTGGAGGCGGCAACATCCGCACGCTGAAGTGGATTCCCAGCAGCGGGAACCTGCAGGGCATCAAAGCGCTGATGAACGGCGAGCTGGATGTGGTATCGAGTAGCTACGGCGTGGCCGAGCCGGAAATCAAGGCCGGCCGGGTACGGGCGCTGGCTCTGAGTGCGCCGGAAGCCGTGGCGGGCATCAATGTGCCGACGGCGGTCTCGCAGGGTGTGGACGCCGAACTGGTGAACTGGCGGGGCATCTTCGCGCCGGCAGGCCTGAACAACGAGGCGAAGAGCAAGCTGAACAGCACCATCAGCCGCATGGCACTGAGTGGGGAGTGGCGTTCGCTGCTGTTCGCGGAGAAGCAGAACTCGTTCTTCCAGCCTGGAACGCCCTTTACGGTATTCCTGACGCGGGAGGAAGCGCGGGTACAGGGGCTGCTGCGTGAGCTTGGTCTGATGAACTGA